The Hymenobacter oligotrophus genome has a window encoding:
- a CDS encoding tetratricopeptide repeat protein: MKPTIPNLPALGGLLLILLTAQCSATRENETPTMAARARLNEAEAAAAADSSRPLTTTSATPVASNAPTPVLGAAAPTAPAAPRAAVAERLTPADFRTEIKAADARLKTNPRNADALIARGRAKAQLKDYRNALTDFNAALRVKATNPVALYNRGLTRLRLKEYNAAISDFGKAIRYSPADKEAYFGRGIAKMQLGNYKSAMPDFNKAIDLDPQYADAYEYRGICYASLNKPEDARKDLERAAALNPEANKSLRRYAGK; the protein is encoded by the coding sequence ATGAAACCAACCATACCCAACTTGCCCGCTTTGGGCGGCCTGCTGCTAATTCTGCTTACGGCCCAGTGCTCGGCCACCCGCGAAAACGAAACGCCCACCATGGCTGCGCGCGCGCGCCTCAACGAGGCCGAGGCCGCCGCCGCGGCCGATTCGAGCCGGCCCCTCACCACCACGTCTGCCACGCCCGTGGCCAGCAACGCGCCCACCCCCGTGCTAGGTGCCGCTGCGCCCACGGCACCTGCGGCACCTAGGGCTGCCGTGGCCGAACGCCTCACCCCGGCCGATTTTCGGACCGAGATTAAAGCTGCCGACGCCCGCCTGAAAACCAACCCGCGCAACGCCGACGCCCTGATTGCCCGCGGCCGTGCCAAAGCGCAACTCAAGGATTACCGCAATGCCCTCACCGATTTCAACGCGGCCTTGCGCGTGAAAGCCACCAACCCCGTGGCCTTGTACAACCGCGGCCTCACGCGCTTGCGCTTGAAAGAGTACAACGCCGCCATCAGCGACTTTGGCAAAGCCATTCGGTACAGCCCCGCCGATAAAGAGGCTTATTTTGGCCGCGGCATTGCCAAAATGCAGCTCGGCAACTACAAAAGCGCCATGCCCGATTTCAACAAGGCCATCGACCTCGATCCGCAGTACGCCGATGCCTACGAGTACCGCGGCATTTGCTACGCTTCGCTCAACAAACCCGAAGACGCCCGCAAAGACCTGGAGCGCGCCGCCGCGCTCAACCCCGAAGCCAACAAAAGCCTGCGCCGCTACGCGGGCAAGTAA
- a CDS encoding AAA family ATPase, with product MKILRVRFFNLNSLRGQHEIDFSNAPLSDAGLFAITGPTGAGKTTILDAITLALYGQVPRHDGEVAQVMSQGTGESWAEVEFSVNGKLYRSRWGQHRARKKAEGQLQDASMSISELKEGSDEGVILESYKSRVPARVAELSGLEYRQFLRSVLLAQGEFTRFLKSNPGERAQLLEKITDTQKYSEISRFAFEKAKEEDKRSEALRAGLAGVTLLSEDELTALTAEVAALETQAATATATRQRLNEAHTWLRQLEDLGLRRQRAAATLEQLTAQAASLKPVHQRLKAHQQAAPFSTPWALVQQTDAQLQRLRHEQMQLALRRPLLHNTLDTARQQRATAKQQHAQAQQAQQEQEPKLLEADKLDGLIGQAEEQLRKERLEYDQRLEQHKQAAATIEQTTAQVQALGQQLHELEQWLQHNQRLAELSEALPDLTSELQVWTSLQAELGELRKAEADLKTRLAAATTAAQRGHHETEATQQRLAAVRQQHQAAATERDEWLRRLLHHIAALQREHREQEQRWDDLRRLTQAHQLILTHEEARQHLVAGEPCPLCGATEHPYAAGVLGISHDSLKQDQQREEELGQLVRTLNARLNRMQSLTGLLEHAGGNAAAAEAPTLLALLTEADEEAAPKAVRAIGQQLRELDQQQHDLEVAFTKAQGLQQQAAAQQQQLTHELASLHTRLLDAEERVPVVRATISSLLSSFGLQFTGENGATLVEQLKRLGADFEQKKQARTNVEKQLSTAQARVEELTKSRTENQQWLSGRKEVLVQQFKGIEQQRTQRQEFFAGADVAQARAQLAEAVRQATEAYERHDKAFCEQEAALARHDERHKQLGEEIAQQQQQRDQRHAALLADLQAAGLPADGAELAARLLPEQEVHRLAEQLQAHERAVAAAQHSITELTHQHQTEQARALTTESAEVVQVQLREAEHQLAAINQQLGQRQQRLADHRSGQERHAQIVAELDKQLQEARRWRRLAELIGSADGKKFSEFAQGLTLARLVELANRHLGRLNDRYRITRNPNEHLDLLIVDEYQAGSTRSMNSLSGGESFLVSLALALGLSELAGRKTQIDTLFIDEGFGTLDPDTLDVALSALETLQGTGKMIGVISHVEALKERVSTQIHVRRGAGGVSSLRVVGFGSEG from the coding sequence ATGAAAATTCTCCGCGTCCGGTTCTTCAACCTCAACTCGCTGCGCGGGCAGCACGAGATTGATTTCAGCAACGCCCCGCTTTCCGATGCGGGCTTGTTTGCCATTACCGGCCCTACCGGCGCGGGCAAAACCACTATTCTCGATGCCATTACGCTAGCGCTCTACGGCCAAGTACCCCGCCACGATGGCGAGGTAGCGCAGGTAATGAGCCAAGGCACCGGCGAAAGCTGGGCTGAGGTGGAGTTTAGCGTAAACGGCAAGCTGTACCGCTCGCGTTGGGGCCAGCACCGCGCCCGCAAAAAAGCCGAAGGGCAGCTGCAGGACGCCTCCATGAGCATCAGCGAGTTGAAAGAGGGCTCCGACGAAGGCGTGATACTGGAAAGCTACAAGTCGCGGGTGCCGGCGCGGGTAGCCGAGCTTAGTGGCCTGGAGTACCGCCAGTTTTTGCGCTCGGTGCTGCTGGCTCAAGGCGAGTTTACGCGCTTTCTGAAATCGAACCCCGGCGAGCGGGCCCAACTGCTCGAAAAGATTACCGACACGCAGAAGTACTCCGAGATTTCGCGCTTCGCGTTCGAGAAAGCCAAGGAAGAAGACAAGCGTAGCGAAGCCTTGCGGGCTGGCCTCGCGGGCGTAACCCTTCTGTCGGAAGACGAACTGACCGCCCTGACGGCCGAAGTAGCCGCCCTTGAAACGCAAGCCGCTACGGCCACGGCCACGCGCCAGCGCCTCAACGAAGCTCATACCTGGCTGCGGCAGCTCGAAGACCTAGGGCTACGCCGCCAACGTGCGGCCGCCACGCTGGAGCAGCTCACGGCGCAGGCAGCCAGCCTCAAGCCCGTGCACCAGCGCCTCAAGGCCCACCAACAGGCGGCGCCGTTCAGCACGCCGTGGGCTTTGGTGCAGCAAACCGATGCGCAACTGCAGCGCCTACGCCACGAGCAAATGCAGCTGGCATTGCGCCGCCCGCTGTTGCACAACACCCTAGACACTGCCCGTCAGCAGCGCGCTACGGCCAAGCAGCAACACGCCCAAGCTCAGCAAGCCCAGCAAGAGCAGGAGCCCAAGTTGCTTGAGGCCGATAAGCTCGATGGCTTGATTGGGCAAGCCGAGGAGCAGCTCCGCAAAGAGCGCCTGGAGTACGATCAGCGCCTCGAACAGCACAAGCAGGCGGCTGCTACCATCGAGCAAACCACAGCTCAGGTGCAGGCCCTAGGTCAGCAGTTGCACGAACTCGAGCAGTGGCTGCAGCACAACCAGCGCTTGGCCGAGCTATCCGAAGCCCTGCCCGACCTTACCAGCGAACTGCAGGTTTGGACAAGCCTGCAGGCCGAATTGGGCGAGCTACGCAAAGCCGAAGCTGACCTTAAAACCCGTTTGGCAGCGGCCACTACGGCCGCGCAACGTGGCCACCACGAAACTGAAGCCACGCAGCAACGCCTTGCCGCCGTGCGCCAGCAACACCAAGCCGCCGCCACTGAGCGCGACGAATGGTTGCGCCGCCTGCTGCACCACATAGCGGCCCTGCAGCGCGAACACCGCGAGCAAGAGCAACGTTGGGACGACCTACGCCGTCTTACCCAAGCCCACCAATTAATCTTGACGCACGAGGAAGCCCGGCAGCACCTGGTTGCCGGCGAGCCGTGCCCGCTGTGCGGTGCCACCGAGCACCCCTACGCGGCCGGAGTGCTAGGCATCAGCCACGATTCGCTTAAGCAGGACCAGCAACGCGAGGAAGAGCTAGGCCAACTGGTGCGTACCCTGAATGCGCGCCTCAACCGCATGCAAAGCCTCACGGGCCTACTTGAGCACGCCGGTGGCAACGCCGCCGCGGCCGAAGCACCTACCCTGCTGGCCCTGCTAACCGAAGCCGACGAAGAAGCTGCCCCCAAAGCCGTACGGGCCATCGGCCAGCAACTCCGCGAGCTGGATCAGCAGCAGCACGACCTCGAAGTTGCTTTCACCAAAGCTCAGGGCTTGCAGCAACAAGCGGCGGCTCAGCAGCAACAGCTTACGCATGAGCTGGCTAGCCTGCACACCCGCCTGCTCGATGCCGAAGAGCGTGTGCCCGTGGTACGTGCTACCATCAGCAGCTTGCTTAGCTCGTTTGGGCTGCAGTTTACGGGCGAAAACGGGGCTACGCTGGTTGAGCAGCTGAAGCGCCTAGGTGCCGATTTTGAGCAGAAGAAGCAGGCGCGCACCAACGTAGAAAAGCAGCTCAGCACCGCCCAGGCCCGCGTGGAGGAACTCACCAAGAGCCGCACCGAAAATCAGCAGTGGTTGTCGGGCCGCAAAGAGGTATTGGTGCAGCAGTTCAAGGGCATTGAGCAGCAGCGCACGCAACGGCAAGAGTTCTTTGCCGGCGCCGACGTAGCCCAGGCGCGGGCGCAGCTAGCCGAAGCCGTGCGCCAAGCCACCGAAGCTTACGAACGCCACGACAAAGCTTTCTGCGAGCAGGAAGCAGCCCTAGCCCGCCACGACGAACGCCACAAACAACTCGGCGAAGAAATAGCCCAGCAACAGCAGCAGCGCGACCAACGCCATGCGGCCCTGCTGGCCGATTTGCAAGCCGCCGGCCTGCCCGCCGATGGTGCCGAGTTGGCTGCCCGCCTGCTGCCCGAGCAAGAGGTGCACCGCTTAGCCGAGCAACTGCAAGCGCACGAGCGGGCTGTAGCGGCTGCGCAACACAGCATTACGGAGCTTACGCATCAGCACCAAACCGAGCAGGCCCGCGCCCTCACCACCGAATCGGCGGAGGTGGTGCAGGTGCAGCTGCGCGAGGCCGAACACCAGTTGGCCGCTATCAACCAGCAGTTGGGCCAGCGACAACAGCGCCTTGCCGACCACCGCAGCGGGCAGGAGCGCCACGCCCAGATTGTGGCCGAGCTTGATAAGCAATTGCAGGAGGCTCGCCGTTGGCGCCGGTTGGCGGAGCTCATTGGCTCGGCCGATGGCAAGAAGTTCAGCGAGTTTGCGCAGGGCCTCACGCTGGCCCGCCTCGTAGAGCTGGCCAACCGCCACCTAGGCCGCCTCAACGACCGATACCGCATCACCCGCAACCCCAACGAGCACCTCGACCTGCTGATTGTGGACGAATACCAGGCCGGCAGCACCCGCTCGATGAACTCGCTGTCGGGTGGGGAAAGTTTTTTGGTGAGCTTGGCTTTGGCCCTAGGTCTGTCGGAGTTGGCTGGCCGCAAGACGCAGATCGACACGCTCTTCATCGACGAAGGCTTCGGCACCCTCGACCCCGACACACTTGATGTGGCGCTTTCGGCCCTCGAAACGTTGCAGGGCACCGGCAAGATGATCGGCGTGATATCGCACGTGGAGGCGCTGAAAGAGCGCGTAAGCACCCAAATCCACGTGCGCCGCGGCGCGGGCGGCGTCAGCTCGCTGCGCGTGGTAGGCTTCGGCAGCGAAGGGTAA
- the trxA gene encoding thioredoxin, with translation MAKKSFNELINSPGMPVLVDFYADWCGPCKAMAPILEQVAARHQGKVKIIKVDVDRNPAAAQQFRVQGIPTLILFHKGQPVWRQSGVVPEPQLNQVLASYVGQRA, from the coding sequence ATGGCCAAAAAATCCTTCAACGAGCTCATCAACAGCCCGGGCATGCCTGTGCTGGTCGATTTTTACGCCGATTGGTGCGGCCCCTGCAAAGCCATGGCGCCCATTCTGGAGCAGGTGGCGGCGCGGCACCAAGGCAAGGTCAAGATCATTAAAGTAGACGTAGACCGCAACCCGGCGGCCGCGCAGCAGTTTCGGGTGCAGGGCATTCCTACGCTTATCCTGTTTCACAAAGGCCAGCCGGTGTGGCGGCAGTCGGGCGTGGTGCCCGAGCCGCAGCTCAACCAAGTACTTGCGAGCTACGTGGGCCAACGCGCCTAA
- a CDS encoding DUF6687 family protein, with protein MPQLTFLPFAQARRQAAATVVVDSILPRATLTLAHWRQAPTPELYRDDTSAGSALRALLQQPPELQGAQFVTANHFDVDGFVGVWALLNPGLAKQHETLLRMVATLGDFRELDWQHPLADTALKLVCWLNAKEKELFYPPFGAPELRRREDEASAEKFAWFLPAFAEVMQNPNLGRGAWVPEYERVRQATEVMQSSATQLHRYPELGLVVVHTPEPLPYYALFGPTAGYDMVLSCYNEQRYELEYKYTTWVDLESRPTLPRLPLQALAERLNELETTRRLWTCDAVTDTGPQMRLSGRGLSKVQRYADPDQRPIYASSIPAAELETEVVRFFKTQYVGVEPRRYWSWDETRATGVAAQP; from the coding sequence ATGCCCCAGCTTACATTTCTGCCGTTTGCCCAAGCCCGCCGGCAAGCCGCTGCCACGGTGGTGGTCGACAGTATTTTACCTAGGGCTACCCTTACGCTGGCGCACTGGCGGCAGGCACCCACGCCCGAACTTTACCGCGACGATACCAGCGCCGGCTCGGCGCTACGGGCGCTGCTGCAACAACCACCCGAGCTGCAAGGCGCGCAGTTTGTGACGGCCAACCACTTCGATGTGGATGGTTTTGTGGGCGTGTGGGCGCTGCTGAACCCTGGGCTAGCCAAGCAGCACGAAACCTTGCTGCGCATGGTAGCTACCCTAGGTGATTTTCGGGAGCTGGATTGGCAGCACCCGTTGGCCGACACCGCTCTTAAGCTGGTATGCTGGCTGAATGCGAAGGAGAAGGAGCTGTTTTACCCGCCGTTTGGGGCTCCTGAGCTGCGCCGTCGCGAAGACGAAGCCTCGGCTGAAAAGTTTGCTTGGTTTCTGCCTGCCTTTGCCGAGGTAATGCAAAACCCCAACCTAGGGCGCGGAGCCTGGGTTCCGGAGTACGAGCGCGTGCGCCAAGCCACTGAGGTAATGCAAAGCTCCGCCACGCAGCTGCACCGCTACCCGGAGCTTGGCTTGGTGGTGGTGCACACACCCGAGCCGCTGCCTTATTACGCCTTGTTCGGGCCCACAGCAGGCTACGATATGGTGCTGAGTTGCTACAACGAGCAGCGTTACGAGCTGGAGTATAAATACACCACGTGGGTTGATTTGGAAAGCCGCCCCACGCTGCCGCGCCTGCCGTTGCAAGCCCTAGCCGAACGCCTGAACGAGCTTGAAACCACCCGCCGCCTCTGGACGTGCGATGCCGTTACCGACACCGGCCCGCAAATGCGCCTTTCCGGCCGCGGCCTCAGCAAAGTGCAGCGCTACGCCGACCCCGATCAGCGGCCTATTTATGCGTCTTCTATTCCTGCTGCTGAATTGGAAACGGAGGTGGTTCGCTTCTTCAAGACCCAATATGTTGGTGTTGAACCCCGGCGCTATTGGAGTTGGGATGAAACCAGAGCAACTGGTGTAGCTGCCCAACCGTAG
- the lpdA gene encoding dihydrolipoyl dehydrogenase, with the protein MALQYDVVVIGSGPGGYVAAIRASQLGLKVGVVERESLGGICLNWGCIPTKALLKSAQVFDYLKHPQDYGLSADNVGYDFGAVVKRSRGVAEGMSKGVTFLLKKNKVDVISGTAKISKPGEVAVTKADGGAETIQAKHIILATGARARELPNLPIDHKKILGYRDAMVLPEQPKSMVVVGSGAIGVEFAYFYATMGTKVTIVEFMPRIVPVEDEEVSKQLERSFKKSGIDILTNASVEKVDTSGAGCKVTIKTAKGEQQMEADVVLSAVGIQPNLENLGLEELGITVEKGRIKVDEYYRTNVPGIYAIGDIVPGPALAHVASAEGITCVEAIAGHHPEPINYGNIPGCTYCYPEIASVGLTEEEARKQGYDVLVGKFPFSASGKASASGAKDGFVKVIFDKKYGEWLGAHMIGAGVTDMIAEAVVARKLETTGHEIIKAIHPHPTMSEAVMEAAAAAYGEVIHL; encoded by the coding sequence ATGGCATTGCAGTACGACGTAGTCGTGATTGGCTCGGGCCCTGGCGGCTACGTAGCGGCCATTCGCGCCTCGCAGCTTGGCCTGAAAGTAGGCGTGGTAGAGCGCGAATCGCTCGGTGGTATCTGCCTCAACTGGGGCTGTATCCCCACCAAAGCCCTGCTGAAATCGGCGCAGGTATTCGACTACCTGAAGCACCCGCAGGACTACGGCCTCTCGGCCGACAACGTAGGCTACGACTTTGGCGCCGTGGTAAAGCGCAGCCGCGGCGTGGCCGAGGGCATGAGCAAGGGCGTTACCTTCCTGCTGAAGAAAAACAAGGTTGACGTAATTTCGGGCACGGCTAAAATCAGCAAGCCCGGCGAAGTGGCTGTAACCAAGGCCGATGGCGGCGCCGAAACCATTCAGGCCAAGCACATCATCCTGGCTACCGGCGCCCGCGCCCGCGAGCTGCCCAACCTGCCCATCGACCACAAAAAAATTCTTGGCTACCGCGATGCCATGGTGCTGCCCGAGCAGCCCAAAAGCATGGTGGTAGTAGGCTCGGGCGCCATCGGCGTGGAGTTTGCCTACTTCTATGCCACCATGGGCACCAAGGTTACCATCGTGGAGTTCATGCCGCGCATCGTGCCGGTGGAGGACGAAGAGGTATCGAAGCAGCTGGAGCGTTCGTTTAAAAAGTCGGGCATCGACATCCTGACCAACGCCTCGGTAGAGAAGGTAGATACAAGCGGCGCCGGCTGCAAAGTGACCATCAAAACCGCTAAGGGCGAGCAGCAAATGGAGGCCGACGTGGTGCTGAGCGCCGTGGGCATTCAGCCGAACCTCGAAAACCTAGGCCTTGAGGAGCTGGGCATCACGGTGGAGAAAGGCCGCATCAAGGTGGATGAGTACTACCGCACCAACGTGCCCGGCATCTACGCCATCGGCGACATCGTGCCCGGCCCGGCGCTGGCGCACGTGGCTTCGGCCGAAGGCATTACCTGCGTGGAGGCCATTGCGGGCCACCACCCCGAGCCCATCAACTACGGCAACATCCCCGGCTGCACCTACTGCTACCCCGAAATTGCCTCGGTGGGCCTCACCGAAGAAGAAGCCCGCAAGCAGGGCTACGACGTGCTCGTGGGCAAATTTCCCTTCTCGGCCTCGGGCAAAGCGTCGGCTTCGGGGGCTAAGGATGGCTTTGTGAAAGTCATCTTCGACAAGAAGTACGGCGAATGGCTGGGTGCCCACATGATTGGCGCCGGCGTAACCGACATGATTGCGGAAGCCGTGGTGGCGCGCAAGCTCGAAACCACCGGCCACGAAATCATCAAGGCCATTCACCCCCACCCCACCATGTCGGAGGCGGTGATGGAAGCTGCCGCCGCTGCCTACGGCGAGGTAATTCACTTGTAA
- a CDS encoding efflux transporter outer membrane subunit, which produces MLSQRLYFLLSLLLLAGCKVAEPTPPRAAAVLPAQYGPAAAADSASVAERPWREFFADARLVSLIDTALQNNLDVRMAVQRIEQARASVVAARGALFPTVSGVTAAGFDRWGKYTLNGVGNYDTNLSPNIRGDQRIPNPATPDYFLGLRSTWEIDLWGRLRQRRQAAYARLLATEQGRYLVTTSLVAQVASLYYELLALDSELDVLVRNARLQERALEIVQVQKTGGRATELAVQQFTAQMLRTQSLEQQVRQRIVRAENELNQLLGRYPQRVVRGAPIRQQALPDSVAAGVPTRLLLRRPDIRQAELELTATRADVAAARAAFLPSLTITPYVGLNAYRTSLLFQPQSVAFGLLAGLAAPVFNRSQIKADYQRATATEREAVFAYQKALQTGFREVHTNLSGLAYFRRAYAFKQQEVASLNRAVEASNSLYVANRATYLEVITAQRNVLDAELEATQLRKEQFQLLIELYRALGGGWEAAATNP; this is translated from the coding sequence ATGCTTTCTCAACGCTTGTATTTCCTGCTAAGCCTGCTGCTGCTAGCTGGCTGCAAAGTGGCCGAGCCCACACCACCTAGGGCCGCGGCCGTGCTGCCGGCGCAGTACGGCCCCGCCGCTGCCGCCGACTCGGCCAGCGTTGCCGAGCGGCCTTGGCGCGAGTTCTTTGCCGATGCCCGGCTGGTCAGCCTCATCGATACAGCCCTGCAAAACAACCTCGATGTGCGCATGGCCGTGCAGCGCATCGAGCAGGCGCGGGCCTCGGTGGTGGCGGCCCGCGGGGCGCTGTTCCCAACGGTAAGCGGGGTAACCGCCGCCGGTTTCGATCGGTGGGGCAAGTACACGCTCAACGGCGTCGGCAACTACGACACCAACCTTTCGCCCAACATCCGCGGCGACCAGCGCATCCCCAATCCTGCCACGCCCGACTACTTTCTGGGCCTGCGTAGCACCTGGGAAATCGACCTGTGGGGCCGGCTGCGGCAGCGCCGGCAGGCAGCCTATGCGCGTTTGTTGGCTACCGAGCAAGGCCGCTACCTGGTTACCACCTCGCTGGTGGCGCAGGTAGCCAGCCTGTACTACGAACTGCTGGCCCTCGACTCGGAGCTGGATGTGCTGGTGCGCAACGCCCGCCTGCAGGAGCGCGCCCTCGAGATTGTGCAGGTGCAGAAAACCGGTGGGCGCGCCACCGAGTTGGCTGTGCAGCAGTTTACTGCGCAAATGCTGCGCACCCAAAGCCTCGAGCAGCAAGTACGCCAGCGCATCGTGCGGGCCGAAAACGAGCTGAACCAACTGCTGGGTCGGTACCCGCAGCGCGTGGTGCGGGGCGCGCCCATCCGGCAGCAGGCACTGCCCGATAGCGTGGCTGCCGGCGTGCCCACCCGTTTGCTGCTGCGCCGCCCCGATATCCGGCAGGCCGAGTTGGAGCTAACCGCTACCCGCGCCGACGTGGCTGCTGCCCGGGCGGCGTTTCTGCCTTCGCTCACCATCACGCCCTATGTGGGGCTGAACGCCTACCGCACGTCGCTGTTGTTTCAGCCGCAATCGGTAGCCTTTGGGCTGCTGGCGGGCTTGGCCGCACCCGTGTTCAACCGCAGCCAGATAAAAGCCGATTATCAGCGCGCTACCGCCACCGAGCGCGAAGCAGTTTTTGCTTACCAGAAGGCCCTGCAGACCGGTTTTCGGGAGGTGCACACCAACCTCAGCGGGCTGGCTTATTTCCGGCGGGCCTACGCTTTTAAGCAGCAAGAGGTAGCCTCGCTCAACCGGGCGGTGGAGGCCTCCAACAGCCTGTACGTGGCCAACCGGGCTACTTACCTCGAAGTCATTACCGCTCAGCGCAATGTGCTCGATGCCGAGCTGGAAGCTACCCAACTGCGCAAGGAGCAATTTCAACTGCTTATCGAGTTGTACCGTGCCCTAGGTGGTGGCTGGGAGGCGGCTGCCACCAACCCGTGA
- a CDS encoding HNH endonuclease gives MARRRKIHLAAAAPPPEPTCQLCERQVQHVSRHHLVPREEGGRYGPTVDLCQPCHSTVHLLLTNKELARQYHSVEALRSAGELQKYLHWIKRSRVERISNRRRRR, from the coding sequence GTGGCCCGACGTCGGAAAATACACCTTGCAGCTGCGGCCCCGCCGCCCGAGCCCACCTGCCAACTCTGCGAGCGGCAGGTGCAGCACGTATCGCGCCACCACTTAGTGCCCCGCGAAGAAGGCGGCCGCTACGGCCCCACCGTCGACTTGTGCCAGCCGTGCCACAGCACCGTGCATTTGCTGCTCACCAACAAGGAGTTGGCCCGGCAATACCATTCGGTTGAGGCCCTACGCAGCGCCGGTGAGCTCCAAAAGTACCTGCACTGGATAAAGCGCAGCCGCGTGGAGCGCATCAGCAACCGCCGGCGGCGGCGCTAA
- a CDS encoding NAD(P)/FAD-dependent oxidoreductase, producing the protein MRHADICILGAGPAGATAALHLANAGHRVTVLDKATFPRDKVCGDALSGKVLMELRRIDEALPAKLAAWPGQIPSWGIDFFAPNGQRLSVPFRPRYNPDTEAPAGHVARRVDFDHLLVDELRQRPEVELLEGIAVADHRLGADGRWQLLDAANQPIITARLLLVANGAQSAFARQIGGHALEPAHHCAGLRVYYRGVRQLHPHNFIELHFLPDFLPGYLWIFPLPDGAANVGVGMLTQEVSRKRVNLRERLHELLTTHPKLRERFADATPEGPVRGFGLPLGSKRRSLSGNGYLLLGDAGSLIDPFTGEGIGHAMISGRHAADWAARALAANDTSARLLQGYDAAVYRRLGKELRLSHGMQRLLRWPSLFNFVANRAARNPTLAETLSAMFLDLDLRERLRQPSFYLRLLAGK; encoded by the coding sequence ATGCGCCACGCCGATATCTGCATCCTGGGGGCCGGCCCTGCCGGTGCCACTGCTGCCCTTCACCTAGCCAATGCCGGCCACCGCGTAACGGTGCTCGACAAGGCAACTTTTCCGCGCGACAAGGTGTGCGGCGATGCGCTCAGCGGCAAGGTGCTGATGGAGTTACGGCGCATTGATGAGGCATTGCCGGCCAAGCTGGCCGCCTGGCCCGGCCAGATACCCAGTTGGGGCATCGATTTTTTTGCGCCCAACGGCCAGCGCCTCAGCGTACCCTTTCGGCCCCGCTACAATCCCGATACCGAAGCCCCCGCCGGCCACGTAGCCCGGCGCGTCGATTTCGACCATTTGCTGGTTGACGAACTGCGCCAGCGCCCGGAGGTGGAGTTGCTCGAAGGCATAGCCGTGGCCGACCACCGCCTAGGTGCCGACGGCCGCTGGCAGCTACTCGATGCCGCCAATCAGCCCATTATCACGGCGCGCTTGCTGCTGGTGGCCAACGGGGCGCAATCGGCGTTTGCGCGGCAAATTGGCGGGCACGCGCTGGAGCCGGCGCACCACTGCGCCGGCCTGCGGGTGTACTACCGCGGCGTGCGGCAGCTGCACCCGCACAATTTCATCGAGCTGCACTTTCTGCCCGATTTTTTGCCGGGTTACCTCTGGATTTTTCCGCTGCCCGACGGCGCCGCCAACGTGGGCGTGGGCATGCTTACCCAGGAAGTTTCGCGCAAGCGCGTGAACCTGCGCGAGCGGCTGCACGAGCTGCTTACCACCCACCCCAAGCTGCGCGAGCGGTTTGCCGACGCCACGCCCGAGGGCCCGGTGCGCGGTTTTGGCTTGCCCCTAGGTTCGAAGCGCCGCTCGCTCTCCGGCAACGGCTACCTGCTGCTGGGTGATGCCGGCTCCCTTATCGATCCGTTCACGGGCGAGGGCATCGGCCACGCCATGATTTCGGGCCGGCACGCCGCCGACTGGGCCGCCCGTGCCCTGGCCGCCAACGATACCTCCGCTCGCTTGCTGCAGGGCTACGATGCGGCCGTGTACCGCCGCCTAGGTAAAGAACTGCGCCTGAGCCACGGCATGCAGCGGCTGCTGCGCTGGCCTAGCCTGTTCAACTTTGTGGCCAACCGCGCCGCGCGCAACCCCACGCTGGCCGAAACCCTTTCGGCCATGTTCCTCGACCTTGATTTGCGCGAGCGGCTGCGGCAACCGTCGTTTTACTTGCGCCTGTTGGCAGGCAAATAA